In Mustela nigripes isolate SB6536 chromosome 12, MUSNIG.SB6536, whole genome shotgun sequence, one DNA window encodes the following:
- the LOC132028164 gene encoding histone H2B subacrosomal variant-like, whose translation MARSNTKKNKCSRGHRSPISKKRSHSSTDFGHRNYSLYVNRVLKEVVPQRSISSRTLDIMNTLINDIFERISMEACSLMCFRNRCTLTPEDIQKAVYLLLPGKLAKYAVAFGNEAVQRYVRS comes from the coding sequence ATGGCCAGATCCAACACCAAAAAGAACAAGTGCTCCAGAGGACATCGAAGCCCAATCTCCAAAAAGAGATCACATTCCAGCACTGATTTTGGCCATAGAAATTATTCACTCTACGTTAACAGGGTCCTAAAAGAAGTGGTTCCCCAGAGGAGCATATCATCTCGCACCTTGGACATCATGAACACCCTGATCAATGACATCTTTGAGCGCATTTCTATGGAAGCCTGCAGCCTGATGTGTTTCAGAAATCGCTGTACCCTCACCCCTGAAGATATCCAGAAGGCAGTGTACCTGCTCTTGCCTGGGAAACTAGCTAAGTATGCAGTGGCTTTTGGAAATGAAGCTGTCCAAAGATATGTCCGTTCCTAA